In Phormidium ambiguum IAM M-71, one DNA window encodes the following:
- a CDS encoding pentapeptide repeat-containing protein, whose amino-acid sequence MKFKHLTILIILLAAGATSYFYISLLNTQKRVEKLLETRECPGCDLKNANLQGADLSGVNLEGANLENANLEGAKLGNANLKRANFSKANLERADLGCVGISLRLRANNDGGSIGFKLGTTPTNDDPRNANLGLNVKASDRTAALSFNILGCANLEGAKFTEAKMPDGKVHP is encoded by the coding sequence ATGAAATTTAAGCATCTCACCATTTTGATAATTTTGTTAGCTGCGGGAGCAACATCATATTTCTACATTTCCCTCTTAAACACTCAAAAACGGGTAGAAAAATTACTCGAAACCAGGGAATGTCCCGGATGTGACTTGAAAAATGCTAATTTGCAGGGAGCAGACTTAAGCGGCGTAAACTTGGAAGGAGCTAACCTGGAAAACGCTAACTTGGAAGGTGCAAAATTGGGGAATGCTAACTTAAAAAGAGCCAATTTCAGCAAAGCAAATTTAGAGCGTGCAGACTTAGGTTGTGTCGGAATTAGTTTGAGATTAAGAGCTAATAATGACGGAGGTTCTATAGGTTTTAAATTAGGAACCACGCCCACAAATGACGATCCTCGCAATGCTAACTTAGGTTTGAATGTGAAAGCGAGCGATCGCACAGCCGCACTCAGTTTTAATATTTTAGGATGCGCCAATCTTGAAGGAGCCAAATTTACAGAAGCCAAAATGCCTGATGGCAAAGTTCATCCTTAA
- a CDS encoding GNAT family N-acetyltransferase — protein MTNLILRSTTPQDIPTLFHLIKGLAEYEKLSHAVTGNIVDLESHLFGDRIYAEAILAEVDGKAVGFALFFPNYSTFLTKPGIYLEDLFVLPEYRHQGIGKALLTHVAKLALERDCGRLEWSVLDWNEPAIGFYQRMGADVLPDWRICRVTGENLSKLAFDN, from the coding sequence ATGACTAATTTGATTTTGCGATCGACAACCCCTCAAGATATACCAACTTTATTTCATTTAATTAAAGGTTTGGCGGAATACGAAAAGTTAAGTCATGCAGTTACCGGAAATATTGTCGATTTAGAATCTCACTTATTTGGCGATCGCATTTACGCCGAAGCAATATTAGCAGAAGTAGACGGTAAAGCAGTAGGATTTGCCTTATTTTTTCCCAACTATTCTACATTTTTAACCAAACCGGGAATATATTTAGAAGACCTATTTGTTTTACCCGAATATCGTCACCAAGGTATTGGCAAAGCATTACTTACTCATGTCGCTAAATTAGCACTAGAAAGAGATTGCGGTCGATTAGAATGGAGCGTATTAGATTGGAATGAACCTGCGATCGGTTTTTATCAGCGTATGGGTGCTGATGTGTTACCAGATTGGCGAATTTGTCGGGTTACAGGTGAGAATCTTTCTAAATTAGCCTTTGATAATTGA